Proteins found in one Streptomyces sp. CB09001 genomic segment:
- a CDS encoding WXG100 family type VII secretion target, whose translation MAKDTDLTYAEMEKKATDLIKAMGDMEDMLKAIEKGVEELVANGFTTQKASGAYDESIKDFTKGAAKTVKGLEGLSKFLTNAKKAYEDLDEQLAKSAKG comes from the coding sequence ATGGCGAAGGACACAGACCTTACTTACGCCGAGATGGAGAAGAAGGCCACCGACCTCATCAAGGCGATGGGCGACATGGAAGACATGTTGAAGGCCATCGAGAAGGGTGTGGAGGAGCTGGTCGCGAACGGCTTCACCACGCAGAAGGCCTCCGGCGCGTACGACGAGTCCATCAAGGACTTCACCAAGGGCGCGGCCAAGACCGTCAAGGGCCTGGAGGGCCTGTCCAAGTTCCTCACCAACGCCAAGAAGGCGTACGAGGACCTGGACGAGCAGCTGGCGAAGAGCGCCAAGGGTTGA
- a CDS encoding FtsK/SpoIIIE domain-containing protein has product MRLSLTVVDPVGGASTDVVLDADPESSVGDITRELARHVGVAGGADIIPIGGRLGPGGTPQAFVDGYALDPDANIVGSPLREGAVVSLHDPAGCVSGEPTGVVEFRVAGGPAAGAVHRLGVGRYDIGSGPAAHLRVDDPELATRAATLSIAMDGTCDVALHGIGPKNAGDEEKEGKGGGDSAHPRLDGEGFEGGSWPLGSQLALGNTLLEIAGYSPPDAALKWSEDGAGLDYNRPPRLRPAERKTQFRLPSPPREYEVRPLPWLMALFPLVGAVVSVMIFGRWYYLIMALLSPVMLFGNYFNDKKHGRKSHAKQVKEYKETKERIEKDAQDALRLERLDRRAASPDPASVLAFGTGPRTRLWERRRTDADHLLLRVGTGQVSSEVVLDDPEQDEHKRQVTWEIEDSPVALPLRDLGVIGVAGPGDSAQALARWVVAQTAVLHSPMDVQFYVLTENHAEPRWDWVRWLPHARPTSGQDVNVVIGTDSETVSARVGELTQLLDARQKALKENNSGGVGPAFSDPDIVVVWDGSRRLRSLPGVVRLLREGPAVAMYAICLDEEERFLPGECQAFVVAEPLAHDATVAARPGNPPQAAAGGFPSFQAWHQGAQQNQQTAERAPELRLRVEQTGARRRSGVRPDLVSPAWCARLSRALAPLRDISGETEDSALPSSSRLLDVLQLEPPTRDDVAARWRMGGQSTMAVIGESYDGPFGIDIRRDGPHGLIAGTTGSGKSELLQTIVAALAVANTPENMTFVLVDYKGGSAFKDCVKLPHTVGMVTDLDAHLVERALESLGAELKRREHILAAADAKDIEDYQDLSRRDPSHPSVPRLLIVIDEFASMVRDLPDFVTGLVNIAQRGRSLGIHLLLATQRPSGVVSPEIRANTNLRIALRVTDAGESTDVIDAPEAGHIAKSTPGRAYVRLGHASLVPFQSGRVGGRRPGAADPAALAPWAGQLSWQELGRAALTKPKTEAREDDEITDLKVLVDAIREANQSLGIPAQHSPWLPALDESLLLDDIPEVRGQGALSAAPYGIADLPSDQARRPVVVDFATFGHLLVAGGPRSGRSQVLRTIAGSLARTLSSADVHLYGIDCGNGALNALTRLPHCGAVVSRNQQERVIRFFNRLTGELTRRQDLLAEKGYADIGEQRTAAAEDERLPHIVVLLDRWEGWLPTLGEYNHGDLTDQVMALMREGASVGLHLVITGDRQLLTGRISSLTEDKYGLRLADRGDFSLLDINARKIPEEIPPGRGFASGTAIETQFALLAEDTTGQGQAAALAAIGEAATARDAGLPRSRRPFRVDVLPSRISFADAWAMRDPVASASPLWALVGVGGDELTAFGPDLAQGVPAFVIGGPAKSGRSTVLLNVARSCLAQGVRLILAAPRPSPLRELEGTEGVLKVFTGRDIDEDEMEELVGTASPEQPIVVLVDDAEVHDDCDAEDIFKRIVERGVEEGLAVVIAGDEEEICDGFSGWQVDMKKARRGILLSPQDSSAGELIGIRTNRSMVGGQITPGKGMLHLGSGEHLTVTTPM; this is encoded by the coding sequence GTGCGCCTGAGTCTGACCGTCGTCGACCCCGTCGGCGGAGCCAGCACCGATGTGGTGCTCGACGCCGATCCGGAGTCGTCGGTCGGCGACATCACTCGGGAGCTGGCGCGCCATGTCGGTGTCGCCGGTGGTGCGGACATCATCCCCATCGGCGGGCGACTCGGCCCCGGCGGTACACCGCAGGCCTTCGTCGACGGCTACGCCCTCGACCCCGACGCCAACATCGTCGGCTCACCACTGCGCGAGGGTGCTGTCGTCAGCCTGCACGACCCGGCGGGCTGCGTGTCCGGCGAGCCGACGGGTGTCGTGGAGTTCCGCGTGGCCGGCGGTCCCGCGGCCGGTGCCGTGCACCGGCTGGGTGTCGGTCGGTACGACATCGGCAGCGGCCCGGCCGCGCACCTGCGCGTCGACGACCCCGAACTCGCCACGCGTGCCGCCACTCTGTCCATCGCCATGGACGGCACCTGCGACGTCGCCCTGCACGGCATCGGCCCGAAGAACGCCGGGGACGAGGAGAAAGAGGGGAAGGGCGGCGGCGACAGCGCACATCCGCGGCTCGACGGCGAGGGGTTCGAGGGTGGCAGCTGGCCCCTGGGGTCCCAACTCGCCCTCGGCAACACGCTCCTGGAGATAGCCGGCTACTCCCCTCCCGATGCCGCCCTGAAGTGGTCGGAGGACGGAGCCGGGCTCGACTACAACCGGCCTCCGCGATTGCGTCCGGCGGAGCGCAAGACACAGTTCCGGCTGCCTTCTCCGCCCAGGGAGTACGAAGTCCGGCCGCTGCCCTGGCTGATGGCTTTGTTCCCGCTGGTCGGCGCGGTCGTGTCCGTCATGATCTTCGGACGCTGGTACTACCTGATCATGGCTCTGCTGAGTCCGGTCATGCTCTTCGGCAACTACTTCAATGACAAGAAGCACGGCCGCAAGTCCCATGCGAAGCAGGTCAAGGAGTACAAGGAGACCAAGGAGCGGATCGAGAAGGACGCCCAGGACGCGCTGCGGCTGGAGCGGCTCGACCGACGCGCCGCCAGCCCCGATCCCGCCTCCGTGCTGGCCTTCGGCACCGGGCCGCGTACCCGGTTGTGGGAGAGGCGGCGCACGGACGCCGACCATCTGCTCCTTCGGGTCGGCACCGGCCAGGTGTCGTCCGAAGTCGTTCTCGACGACCCGGAGCAGGACGAGCACAAGCGTCAGGTCACCTGGGAGATCGAGGACTCTCCCGTCGCGCTGCCGCTGAGGGACCTGGGCGTCATCGGTGTCGCCGGGCCCGGTGACTCGGCGCAGGCACTCGCGAGATGGGTCGTGGCGCAGACCGCGGTACTGCACAGCCCGATGGACGTTCAGTTCTACGTGCTCACCGAGAACCACGCGGAGCCGCGCTGGGACTGGGTCCGCTGGCTCCCGCACGCCCGCCCCACGAGCGGCCAGGACGTCAACGTGGTGATCGGGACGGACTCCGAGACCGTGAGCGCCCGGGTCGGCGAGCTGACGCAGTTGCTCGACGCCAGGCAGAAGGCCCTGAAGGAGAACAACAGCGGTGGTGTCGGCCCCGCCTTCTCCGACCCGGACATCGTCGTCGTGTGGGACGGGTCGCGCCGGCTGAGGTCGCTGCCGGGCGTGGTACGGCTCCTGCGGGAAGGGCCGGCGGTCGCCATGTACGCGATCTGCCTGGACGAGGAAGAGCGCTTCCTGCCCGGCGAATGCCAGGCCTTCGTCGTCGCCGAGCCGCTGGCCCACGACGCCACCGTCGCCGCACGGCCCGGCAACCCCCCGCAGGCCGCCGCCGGTGGCTTCCCGTCCTTCCAGGCCTGGCACCAGGGCGCCCAACAGAACCAGCAGACCGCCGAGCGGGCCCCCGAACTGCGACTGCGCGTCGAGCAGACCGGTGCCCGGCGCAGGTCCGGTGTACGGCCCGACCTCGTCTCCCCCGCCTGGTGCGCGCGGCTGTCCCGGGCGCTGGCGCCCCTGCGGGACATCAGTGGCGAGACCGAGGATTCCGCACTCCCGTCCTCGAGTCGGCTCCTCGACGTGCTCCAGCTGGAGCCCCCGACCCGCGACGACGTCGCCGCGCGCTGGCGCATGGGCGGACAGTCCACCATGGCGGTCATCGGTGAGTCCTACGACGGTCCCTTCGGCATCGACATCCGGCGCGACGGCCCGCACGGCCTCATCGCCGGTACGACCGGTTCGGGCAAGTCGGAGCTGCTCCAGACCATCGTGGCCGCGCTCGCCGTCGCCAACACCCCCGAGAACATGACGTTCGTCCTCGTCGACTACAAGGGCGGGTCCGCCTTCAAGGACTGCGTCAAACTCCCGCACACCGTCGGCATGGTCACCGACCTCGACGCGCACCTCGTCGAACGCGCCCTGGAATCGCTGGGCGCGGAGCTGAAGCGGCGCGAGCACATTCTCGCCGCCGCTGATGCCAAGGACATCGAGGACTATCAGGACCTGTCGCGCAGGGACCCGTCCCACCCGTCCGTGCCCCGACTGCTCATCGTCATCGACGAGTTCGCGTCGATGGTGCGCGACCTGCCGGACTTCGTGACGGGGCTCGTCAACATCGCGCAGCGAGGCCGCTCCCTCGGCATTCACCTCCTGCTGGCCACCCAGCGGCCGAGTGGTGTCGTGTCGCCCGAGATCCGCGCCAACACCAACCTGCGGATCGCCCTGCGGGTGACCGACGCCGGTGAGTCGACCGACGTCATCGACGCTCCGGAAGCCGGTCACATCGCCAAGAGCACCCCGGGCCGCGCGTACGTCCGACTCGGCCACGCCTCCCTCGTTCCCTTCCAGTCCGGCCGCGTCGGTGGCCGGCGCCCCGGTGCCGCCGATCCGGCGGCGCTCGCCCCGTGGGCCGGGCAGCTCTCCTGGCAGGAACTGGGACGGGCCGCGCTGACGAAGCCCAAGACCGAGGCGCGGGAGGACGACGAGATCACCGACCTCAAGGTCCTGGTCGACGCCATCCGGGAGGCCAACCAGAGCCTCGGCATTCCGGCCCAGCACTCTCCGTGGCTGCCCGCCCTGGACGAGTCCCTGCTGTTGGACGACATTCCGGAGGTGCGCGGCCAGGGGGCGCTGTCGGCGGCCCCGTACGGCATCGCGGACCTGCCGTCCGACCAGGCCCGCCGCCCGGTGGTCGTCGACTTCGCCACCTTCGGGCACCTGCTCGTCGCCGGTGGCCCGCGCAGCGGCCGCTCGCAGGTGCTGCGTACCATCGCGGGCTCCCTGGCCCGCACCCTGTCGAGCGCCGACGTCCATCTGTACGGCATCGACTGCGGCAACGGCGCCCTGAACGCACTGACCCGGCTGCCGCACTGCGGCGCGGTCGTCAGCCGCAATCAGCAGGAACGGGTCATCCGGTTCTTCAACCGGCTCACCGGTGAACTCACCCGGCGGCAGGACCTGCTGGCGGAGAAGGGCTACGCCGACATCGGGGAGCAGCGGACCGCCGCGGCCGAGGACGAGCGACTGCCGCACATCGTGGTCCTCCTCGACCGTTGGGAGGGCTGGCTGCCCACGCTCGGTGAGTACAACCACGGCGACCTCACCGACCAGGTGATGGCGCTGATGCGCGAGGGCGCGAGCGTCGGCCTGCACCTGGTGATCACCGGTGACCGTCAACTGCTGACGGGGCGGATCTCCTCCCTCACCGAGGACAAGTACGGTCTGCGCCTCGCGGACCGGGGCGACTTCTCGTTGCTGGACATCAACGCGCGCAAGATCCCCGAGGAGATTCCGCCGGGCCGCGGCTTCGCGAGCGGGACGGCGATCGAGACCCAGTTCGCGCTGCTCGCCGAGGACACCACCGGTCAGGGTCAGGCCGCCGCGCTCGCCGCGATCGGTGAGGCGGCGACCGCCCGGGACGCCGGCCTGCCCCGCTCCCGCCGCCCGTTCCGCGTCGACGTCCTGCCCAGCCGGATCTCCTTCGCCGACGCCTGGGCCATGCGCGACCCGGTGGCGAGCGCCTCCCCGCTGTGGGCGCTGGTCGGTGTCGGCGGTGACGAGCTCACCGCCTTCGGCCCGGACCTCGCCCAGGGTGTCCCGGCGTTCGTGATCGGCGGGCCCGCGAAGTCCGGGCGCAGCACGGTGCTGCTGAACGTCGCGCGCTCCTGCCTCGCCCAGGGCGTACGGCTGATCCTGGCGGCACCCCGCCCGTCCCCGCTGCGTGAACTGGAGGGGACGGAGGGCGTCCTGAAGGTCTTCACCGGACGGGACATCGACGAGGACGAGATGGAGGAGCTCGTCGGGACGGCCAGTCCCGAGCAGCCGATCGTCGTCCTGGTCGACGACGCCGAGGTGCACGACGACTGCGACGCGGAGGACATCTTCAAGCGCATCGTCGAACGCGGGGTGGAGGAAGGCCTGGCCGTCGTCATCGCAGGTGACGAGGAGGAGATCTGCGACGGCTTCTCCGGCTGGCAGGTCGACATGAAGAAGGCCCGCCGCGGCATCCTGCTGTCTCCGCAGGACAGCTCCGCGGGAGAACTGATCGGCATCCGTACGAACCGGAGCATGGTCGGCGGCCAGATCACTCCCGGCAAGGGCATGCTGCACCTCGGCAGCGGCGAGCACCTGACGGTCACGACGCCGATGTGA
- a CDS encoding enoyl-CoA hydratase/isomerase family protein, with product MAGRRPAFPHIGWDPTPGDVDDTRELAKKLGSLAGDLGTAVRELERIECGAWKGKTAVAFTEYIGEDVTPLIRKSYESFDKASRALHRWSNELKDFQDEANRLEKSAGEKLDDRAKAEAKADGKGSKELGEASSAVDGVIQKVRDLEGRYKEAARQISKELDKAADIAPDEPGFWDKLGKGIADAWDATGDWLKEHADLIKAIGDVLSDITAVLGMLAIITLPFPPLAAIFGTAALIGSGLALATHGVAMAAGADVSWVTMGTDALGLLPGIGMFGKGVKVVGESARAARGLSAAKVGALGKGFQSTNLGTSRVLVAFGKTSKIVDGGLGKAGLVKIGGKGNFVHEVAHASSGLKSRMGGLVSAGYHEGQWLGTKGINTFFKGNMDPFSGLGRTVDAGLKIAPKVATHITSAVSGD from the coding sequence GTGGCCGGAAGGCGTCCTGCCTTCCCTCACATCGGATGGGATCCAACTCCGGGTGACGTCGACGACACCCGTGAACTTGCCAAGAAGCTTGGGAGCCTCGCAGGTGACCTGGGTACTGCGGTCAGGGAACTGGAGCGCATTGAGTGCGGCGCCTGGAAAGGGAAGACCGCGGTCGCCTTCACCGAGTACATAGGTGAAGACGTCACTCCTCTCATCCGCAAGAGCTACGAGTCCTTCGACAAAGCCTCACGTGCCCTGCACCGCTGGTCCAACGAGCTGAAGGACTTTCAGGACGAGGCAAACCGACTGGAGAAGTCCGCCGGCGAGAAGCTCGACGACAGGGCCAAGGCCGAGGCGAAGGCAGATGGCAAGGGCAGCAAAGAACTCGGCGAGGCATCCAGCGCTGTCGACGGAGTGATCCAGAAGGTTCGAGACCTGGAGGGGCGCTACAAGGAGGCCGCTCGGCAGATCAGCAAGGAACTGGACAAGGCGGCCGACATCGCGCCGGACGAGCCGGGTTTCTGGGACAAACTCGGCAAGGGCATCGCCGACGCCTGGGACGCCACCGGTGACTGGCTGAAGGAGCACGCCGACCTGATCAAGGCGATCGGCGATGTGCTGAGCGACATCACGGCGGTGCTTGGCATGCTGGCCATCATCACCCTGCCGTTCCCGCCTCTCGCCGCGATCTTCGGAACGGCAGCCCTCATCGGCAGTGGTCTCGCGCTGGCGACTCATGGAGTGGCCATGGCGGCCGGGGCGGATGTGAGCTGGGTGACGATGGGCACGGATGCACTGGGATTGCTGCCGGGCATCGGCATGTTCGGCAAGGGGGTGAAAGTTGTCGGGGAGTCGGCCAGGGCCGCCAGGGGTTTGTCGGCAGCCAAAGTCGGTGCATTGGGTAAAGGGTTCCAGTCCACAAACCTTGGCACCTCACGTGTTCTGGTTGCTTTCGGAAAGACGTCCAAGATCGTCGACGGCGGGCTCGGCAAGGCTGGGCTGGTGAAGATCGGCGGCAAGGGCAACTTCGTTCACGAGGTCGCGCATGCCAGCAGTGGACTCAAGTCGCGTATGGGTGGTCTCGTGAGTGCGGGTTATCACGAGGGACAGTGGCTGGGTACGAAGGGAATCAATACCTTCTTCAAGGGCAATATGGACCCGTTCAGCGGGCTCGGTAGAACCGTCGACGCAGGACTGAAGATCGCTCCCAAGGTGGCGACGCACATCACCAGCGCGGTTTCGGGAGATTAG
- a CDS encoding PQQ-binding-like beta-propeller repeat protein, whose amino-acid sequence METLQSDDPRELGSYRLLRRLGAGGMGRVYLARSPGGRTVAVKVVRPDLAADHDFRERFRHEVEIAKAVSGRFTAPVADADPDAPLPWLATSYVLGPDLTDVVAAHGALPERTVRALAAGLAAALRDIHAAGLVHRDLKPSNVLLAADGPRLIDFGIARAVDGSRMTQTGVVVGSPGYMSPEQATGKDVGVAGDVFSLGSVLAFAATGRAAFGDGTTSHAGMLYQVVHGEPDLTDVPPSLLGLVRACLMKDPTQRPAPGEIVAALAGQGIDAALHDWLPSAVASTIATHAAGILDLEAPGTPRTAPQPENHPATGFGPAPTMLDGGSSTGTAAHGTMPGGTPVPAYGTPLPGTVRLGGTAEPAPARSRRRVLGLALGGAAAVAVAGGGIAWALTSDDASDDAKGTPGTGTSADPADDDFTTPPAGVAPQPLWHKSAGKDSTSPRVPLLTHDGLLLVSGDPLVAYDVRTGKARWTKAGICRPGARLLFHDGKVFLADGDYEGALVAYDVKTGEEAWRSRLGKQLSVEDTIAIDEKNLYVTATDYGQSKSATKYRTAVAAVSHTTGKKTWIQHRDWGTKDYDVQGTASGKYLVYADSNLNLTVRDTATGGQLWTKKIGDEWSWQPTVANGLVFLPGDELEAVDVEKGTTAWTLPPAGRRGFDNPTVVDGVLYVSDHDDGVWAVNVKTGKRNWLCDELDVDGPESFRRVGSTLYGATGAVDGGIVALETRTGKLRWTYTDSKAAGEPWQVALAGNRLLATHGQEIYALPAV is encoded by the coding sequence ATGGAGACACTGCAGTCGGACGATCCGCGGGAACTGGGCAGTTATCGCCTCCTGCGAAGGCTCGGCGCCGGTGGAATGGGCCGCGTCTACCTCGCCCGATCGCCCGGCGGCCGCACCGTCGCCGTCAAGGTGGTCCGCCCCGACCTCGCCGCCGACCACGACTTCCGCGAGCGCTTCCGGCACGAGGTCGAGATCGCGAAGGCGGTATCCGGCCGGTTCACCGCCCCCGTCGCGGACGCCGACCCGGACGCGCCGCTGCCCTGGCTCGCCACGTCGTACGTCCTCGGTCCCGATCTGACCGACGTGGTCGCGGCCCACGGGGCGCTGCCCGAACGCACGGTTCGCGCACTGGCCGCCGGTCTCGCCGCGGCTCTGCGGGACATCCACGCGGCGGGCCTGGTGCATCGGGACCTCAAGCCTTCCAACGTTCTGCTCGCTGCCGACGGGCCCCGGCTCATCGACTTCGGCATCGCACGGGCGGTGGACGGCAGCCGCATGACCCAGACAGGAGTGGTGGTCGGCTCGCCCGGCTACATGTCGCCGGAGCAGGCGACGGGCAAGGACGTCGGCGTCGCGGGTGATGTCTTCTCCCTCGGTTCCGTGCTCGCGTTCGCGGCCACCGGGCGGGCTGCCTTCGGCGACGGCACGACCTCGCACGCGGGGATGCTCTACCAGGTCGTGCACGGAGAACCCGACCTGACGGACGTACCCCCCTCGTTGCTGGGACTCGTCCGCGCCTGCCTGATGAAGGACCCGACGCAACGTCCGGCGCCGGGTGAGATCGTCGCGGCGCTCGCCGGGCAGGGCATCGACGCCGCCCTCCACGACTGGCTGCCGTCGGCCGTCGCATCGACCATCGCGACCCACGCCGCGGGAATCCTGGACCTGGAGGCACCCGGAACGCCGCGGACCGCTCCGCAGCCGGAGAACCACCCGGCGACGGGCTTCGGCCCGGCACCCACCATGCTCGACGGCGGGTCGTCGACCGGAACGGCCGCTCATGGCACGATGCCCGGCGGCACCCCGGTACCCGCGTACGGGACTCCGCTGCCCGGCACCGTCCGACTCGGAGGGACCGCAGAACCCGCTCCTGCCCGCTCCCGTCGTCGCGTCCTCGGCCTGGCCCTGGGTGGCGCGGCCGCCGTCGCGGTGGCCGGGGGCGGTATCGCCTGGGCGCTCACGTCCGACGACGCGTCCGACGATGCGAAGGGGACACCCGGCACCGGCACTTCGGCCGATCCGGCGGACGACGACTTCACGACTCCGCCCGCCGGGGTGGCCCCCCAGCCGCTGTGGCACAAGTCGGCCGGGAAGGACAGCACCAGCCCGCGCGTACCGCTCCTCACCCACGACGGACTGCTCCTGGTCAGCGGCGACCCGCTCGTGGCCTACGACGTCCGGACCGGCAAGGCCCGCTGGACCAAGGCGGGCATCTGCCGGCCCGGGGCCCGACTCCTCTTCCACGACGGCAAGGTGTTCCTGGCCGACGGCGACTACGAGGGCGCTCTGGTCGCCTACGACGTCAAGACCGGCGAAGAGGCCTGGCGCAGCCGCCTCGGCAAGCAGCTGTCCGTCGAGGACACGATCGCGATCGACGAGAAGAACCTCTACGTCACGGCGACCGACTACGGCCAGTCGAAGAGCGCCACCAAGTACCGCACGGCCGTCGCGGCCGTCAGCCACACCACGGGAAAGAAGACGTGGATCCAGCATCGGGACTGGGGCACGAAGGACTACGACGTCCAGGGCACCGCCTCCGGCAAGTACCTGGTCTATGCCGACTCGAACCTCAACCTCACCGTCCGGGACACCGCCACCGGCGGCCAGCTGTGGACCAAGAAGATCGGTGACGAGTGGTCCTGGCAGCCCACGGTCGCGAACGGCCTCGTCTTCCTGCCGGGCGACGAACTCGAGGCCGTCGACGTGGAGAAGGGCACAACGGCCTGGACACTCCCCCCGGCCGGCCGCCGCGGCTTCGACAACCCTACGGTCGTCGACGGCGTGCTCTACGTCAGCGACCACGACGACGGCGTATGGGCGGTGAACGTCAAGACCGGCAAGCGGAACTGGCTCTGCGACGAACTGGACGTCGACGGCCCGGAGTCGTTCCGCCGCGTGGGCTCGACCCTGTACGGCGCCACCGGCGCCGTCGACGGCGGCATCGTCGCCCTGGAGACGCGGACGGGCAAGCTCCGCTGGACGTACACCGACAGCAAGGCCGCCGGCGAGCCGTGGCAGGTCGCCCTCGCGGGCAACCGACTGCTGGCGACGCACGGCCAGGAGATCTACGCGCTGCCCGCGGTGTAG
- a CDS encoding WXG100 family type VII secretion target, whose translation MAKDTDLTYAEMEKKATDLIKAMGDMEDMLKAIEKGVEELVANGFTTQKASGAYDESIKDFTKGAAKTVKGLEGLSKFLTNAKKAYEDLDEQLAKSAKG comes from the coding sequence ATGGCGAAGGACACAGACCTTACTTACGCCGAGATGGAGAAGAAGGCCACCGACCTCATCAAGGCGATGGGCGACATGGAAGACATGTTGAAGGCCATCGAGAAGGGTGTGGAGGAGCTGGTCGCGAACGGCTTCACCACGCAGAAGGCCTCCGGTGCGTACGACGAGTCCATCAAGGACTTCACCAAGGGCGCGGCCAAGACCGTCAAGGGCCTGGAGGGCCTGTCCAAGTTCCTCACCAACGCCAAGAAGGCGTACGAGGACCTGGACGAGCAACTGGCGAAGAGCGCCAAGGGCTGA
- a CDS encoding ATPase, T2SS/T4P/T4SS family, whose translation MTAVDHSLVKRFRQDAGDRISEQRRQDQVSGVTPMSTEDERHYARAVIAQILEEYARAEINGGRTPLDAETEEAYAAAVHAALFGVGRLQPLLDDPEVENIDINGCDHVFVGYSDGRETRGEAVAETDEELIELIQILGAYSGLSSRPFDSANPQLDLRLPDGSRLSAVMDVTRRPALSIRRARLGKVFISDLVGNGTLTPELGHFLACAVRARKNIMIAGATNAGKTTLLRALANEIPPHERLITVERALELGLDTFPELHPNVVAFEERLPNSEDQGAITMAELVRRSLRMNPSRVIVGEVLGDEIVTMLNAMSQGNDGSLSTIHANSSHEVFNRISTYALQATERLPIEASQMLVAGAVNFVVFVQRRNDFQSGGRLQRMVTSVREVNGVDGRVLSSEVFAETPDGQVVPHAPIACLEELIAYGYRPNGTWG comes from the coding sequence ATGACCGCTGTCGACCACTCATTGGTCAAGCGGTTCCGGCAGGACGCCGGCGACCGCATCTCCGAGCAGCGCCGCCAGGACCAGGTCAGCGGCGTCACGCCGATGTCCACCGAGGACGAACGGCACTACGCGCGCGCCGTCATCGCGCAGATACTCGAGGAGTACGCCCGCGCGGAGATCAACGGCGGGCGTACGCCGCTGGACGCGGAGACGGAGGAGGCGTACGCGGCCGCCGTGCACGCCGCGCTCTTCGGCGTCGGCCGGCTCCAGCCGCTCCTCGACGACCCCGAGGTCGAGAACATCGACATCAACGGGTGCGACCACGTCTTCGTCGGCTACTCCGACGGGCGCGAGACGCGCGGCGAGGCCGTCGCCGAGACCGACGAGGAGCTCATCGAGCTGATCCAGATCCTCGGCGCCTACTCCGGCCTGTCCTCCCGCCCCTTCGACTCCGCCAACCCGCAGCTGGACCTCAGGCTGCCGGACGGTTCGCGTCTGTCGGCGGTCATGGACGTCACCCGGCGCCCGGCGCTCTCCATCCGCCGCGCCCGCCTGGGCAAGGTCTTCATCTCCGACCTGGTCGGCAACGGCACCCTCACCCCCGAGCTGGGCCACTTCCTGGCCTGCGCGGTCCGGGCCCGCAAGAACATCATGATCGCGGGCGCCACCAACGCCGGAAAGACGACACTGCTGCGCGCCCTCGCCAACGAGATCCCGCCGCACGAGCGGCTGATCACGGTGGAGCGCGCGCTGGAGCTGGGCCTCGACACCTTCCCCGAACTCCACCCCAACGTCGTCGCGTTCGAGGAGCGGCTGCCCAACTCCGAGGACCAGGGCGCCATCACCATGGCGGAGCTGGTCCGCCGTTCGCTGCGCATGAACCCCTCCCGCGTCATCGTCGGTGAGGTGCTCGGCGACGAGATCGTCACCATGCTGAACGCGATGTCGCAGGGCAACGACGGCTCGCTCTCCACGATCCACGCCAACAGCTCGCACGAGGTCTTCAACCGCATCTCCACGTACGCCCTCCAGGCGACCGAGCGGCTGCCGATCGAGGCCAGCCAGATGCTGGTGGCCGGCGCCGTCAACTTCGTCGTCTTCGTCCAGCGGCGCAACGACTTCCAGAGCGGCGGCCGCCTCCAGCGCATGGTCACCTCGGTCCGCGAGGTCAACGGCGTCGACGGCCGCGTGCTGTCCAGCGAGGTGTTCGCCGAGACGCCGGACGGCCAGGTCGTCCCGCATGCCCCCATCGCCTGCCTGGAGGAACTCATCGCCTACGGCTACCGGCCCAACGGAACGTGGGGGTGA